The Nocardia sp. NBC_00508 nucleotide sequence CGGCGTGATCACCGCGGGCGTCGTCGAGGGCGTACGGCAACCGGTGGCCACGATCATGCTCGGCGAGAAGGGTTACGCGACGGTCCGGCTGTCGGTCACCGAGGTGGGCGGGCATTCGTCCATGCCGGGCAAGCAGACCGCGGTCGGCCGGATCGCGCGCGCGGTGAGCCGGATCCAAGACCATCCGATGCCGCTGCGATTGACGCCGGTGATCGCGGACATGCTGGCGAGGTTGCGCGAGGTCCTGCCCGAGCCGCGGCGGCGCCTGCTCGGTCTCGCGGGCGTCGCGGGGCCGGTGATCACCCGGGTGATGGCGGCCCGGCCGCAGAGCGAGGCGATGGTGCGTACCACCGCCGCGCCCACGGTGATCCGCGGCGGGGTGAAGGCGAACGTGCTGCCGCAGCACGCCGAGGCGCTGGTGAACTTCCGCATCCTGCCCGGCGACTCGGTCGCGTCGGTGCTTGCGCACTGTCGGAAGGTGGTGCGCGACAAGGGCATTCGGTTCGAACTGGTGGGCATGTCGGCGGAGCCGTCGCGCATCACCGGCCCAGGTCCCGCCTTCGACCTGATCGCCGATCTCGCTCGCGCCGTCGTCCCCGGCATCGCGGTGACCACCGGCATCGTTCCCGGCGCGACCGACTCCAGGCACTACCACGACTTGGCGGCCACCCGCTGCAACTTCGCCCCGATCGTGCTGGAGGAGAGCGATCTGGCCTCGATTCACGGAACCGACGAGCGCCTTTCCCGGGTCAACTACGCTCGACTCATCGAGTTCAACCGGCGGCTGATCGAGCACTTCGCGGCGACCAGCGTGCCACTGACGTCAGGAGCCGATGCATGACGACCGAGCCGACGGCGCGCGACGCCACGCCGACCGAGCCGCCCGCCGCGCCCGCGATCCGCACCGACTCCGGCGAGTTCGACGGCATCGGCAGCGGGGTCGCCTGGCGCGCGTGGCTGCCCGAGGCCGAGGCGCGCGGTGTGATCGTCCTGGTACACGGCGTCGCCGAGCACTCCGGCCGCTACGCTCACGTCGGACAGCGCCTGGTCACCGCCGGTTTCGCGGTCTACGCGCTCGATCACATCGGACACGGCAAGTCGGCGGGCGGCAAAGCCAATATCGGTTCGATGGCGGGCGCCGCCGACAACGTCGCCGCCATGCTGGCCATCGCGGGCCGGGAGCAGCCCGGCGTGCCACGCTTCCTGGTCGCGCACTCGATGGGCAGCCTCATCACCCTGTATCTGGCCACCAGGGCGTCGATCGACGTCGCGGGCATCGTGCTGTCCGCGCCGCCGCTGGACATTCCGGTGGGCAACCCCGTGCAGCGCATGCTCGCGCCGGTGCTGAGCAGGTTCACCCCGAATCTCGGTGTGCTGAAATTGGATTCGTCACAGATCAGCCGTGATCCGGCGGTGGTCGCGGCCTACGACAACGATCCGCTGGTCTACCGGGGGATGCTGCCCGCCCGCACCGGTTCCGAGATGCTGAACGCGACCCATACGGTCAAGGCTCGGCTGTCGAAGCTCACCGTGCCGCTGCTGGTGCTGCACGGCACCGCCGACGCGATCGCCGCGCCGTCGAGTTCGGACCTCATCGAGCGGGGTGCGGGATCGAAGGATCTCACGGTGATCCGCTACGAGGGTCTCTACCACGAGGTGTTCAACGAGCCCGAGCAGGAGAAGGTGTTCGACGACGTGGTCGGGTGGCTGGAAGCGCACATTACCGGCCAGTAGTATCCCGGCATGAGAACTCCCGGATCCATCGCGTTCGTCCGCGCCAGCTGGCACAGCTCGATCGTCGGCAAGGCATACGAGGGCTTCCTCGCCCAATACACCGACCTCGGCTTCGACCCCGCCACCGTCGACGTCTACGAGGTGCCGGGCGCCTTCGAGATCCCGCTGCACGCCAAGCGTCTCGCGCACTCCGGCCGGTACGCGGCGATCGTGGCGTCCGCGCTGGTCGTCGACGGCGGGATCTACCGGCACGACTTCGTCGCCTCGGCGGTGATCGACGGGCTGATGCGGGTCCAGCTGGATACCGACGTGCCGGTCTTCTCGGTCGTGCTCACCCCGCACCACTTCCACGAGCACAACGAGCACGTCACGTACTTCACCGAGCACTTCGCCACCAAGGGCGCCGAAGCGGCCCGAGCCTTGGCGGGCACGCTCAGCTCGCTGCGCTCGCTTCCGGCGTAGCGCGACTACCGGAACTTCGTCAGGCAGGCGCTCTCCCCATCCAGCACGCCGGTGCGGAAGGCATCCAGCCGCTGGTAGCCGCTCGGCACATCTTGCCGTTCACGTCGGCCGCCGCGAGTCCGTCGGCGAGCAGCCCGGACACTGCCTCGTCCAGGTCGCCCGCGGACAGGTGGGGGTCGCATGGCGGTTTTTCGAACCAAGGCTCACACAATGGTATGGACCGGCGATGCCGAAAATCCGCTGCGCACTTGGCTTGGGCCTCGCCCTGCGTGACGGAATCAGCCCCGATGGGCCGACAACAGCCAGGCCGGAACCGATTTGCGGCCGCTGGGCTCGTCGCGCATGCCCTCGAACCGGAAACCTGGGACCGCGGGCAACTCCGCGGGAAGGTCGCCATGGATTCGCGCCGGCCTGATCTCATCGATAACCCAGTACTTCGACACCACATCACGAAGCTCGTCTGCGGTGACCGGTGACGGCCCCGGTTGAGGCACTTCGGGCAGCGCTGCCCGGTCGAACACCAGCACGAAATACGCCGCGCCCGGCGCGGCGGCGCGCACGATCGACTGCTGATACCCCTCCCGCGACTCGACCGGGATCGAATGGAACAACGTGCTGTCGACGATGGTGCCGAAGCGGCCGTCGTAGCCGGTGAAGGAGGCGATGTCGGCGACCTCGAAGGAGGCGTTGGCCAGGCCGCGCCGGGTGGCCTCGGCGCGGGCCAGATCGACCGCGGTCGGCGACAGATCCAGTCCCACGGTGGTGTAACCGCGCTCGGCGAGATACAGCGAGATCGCCGCCTCCCCGCATCCGACGTCGAGGACATCGCCATGGAATTTGCCCTGCTCGATCAGCGCGGCGAGTTCCGGCTGGGGTTCCCCGATACTCCACGGCGGTTTGACACCCGGCCCGAACGGGCCGCCTGTGCCACGGTAGACCGCGTCGAATTCGAAATCATGTGGTGTGGTCATAGCCCACGAATATCAGGGCAGCTCGGGACCTGGCCCGCGACGCGCCCGGCTTGCTCGACGAGCGGTATCGGCCTTTCCCAGAGCCGGGAATAACGGGTTCAGTCGTTGCCCGGCGTCGCTCCGGATCCGCGCTGCGATAGTGCCCGGAAAAGGTGTGGTGCCATCCTCGCGGGGTAGGTAATCGATCGAGACCCGCCTGTCACCGCGGTGACGGTGCCGGGCAACCGCTCCACGCTCGAAGGACATCCCCGCCGAAGCAAAGGAGCCAACATGTCCACCATCCACTTCAAGGAGACGACGAACTCGACGCCCGAGCAGTTTGTCGCGGCGCTGACCGACTTCGGGCCCGGCCGCTCACAGCTGTTCGGCAACAGCACCGACGAATACCTCGAGGTGCACGCCCAGGGCCCCGGCGAGGCCGACGTCACGGAGGGCTCGCGCGGCATCTGGGAGCGCCTGCACTACGACTGGTCAGACCCCAACCGCGTCGTCATGATGACCACCGACTCCAACGTATGGGGCGGCCACTCGGGCCACACCTACACCTTCACTCGCCAGCCCGACGGGACGACCG carries:
- a CDS encoding M20 family peptidase; amino-acid sequence: MTEPVDDLTAERLAAALRCATVSADDPRDADNAAFDRLDAHLQQSFPRVHAELELRRFGHSRLYRWPGSEPGRVAAILLAHQDVVPVDNPQRWTHPPFAGVVDDEYIWGRGAIDDKSRVLAILEAVESALAAGLRPRHTVYMAFGHDEEVFGGHGAERIAEHLRQAGVRADLLLDEGGVITAGVVEGVRQPVATIMLGEKGYATVRLSVTEVGGHSSMPGKQTAVGRIARAVSRIQDHPMPLRLTPVIADMLARLREVLPEPRRRLLGLAGVAGPVITRVMAARPQSEAMVRTTAAPTVIRGGVKANVLPQHAEALVNFRILPGDSVASVLAHCRKVVRDKGIRFELVGMSAEPSRITGPGPAFDLIADLARAVVPGIAVTTGIVPGATDSRHYHDLAATRCNFAPIVLEESDLASIHGTDERLSRVNYARLIEFNRRLIEHFAATSVPLTSGADA
- a CDS encoding alpha/beta hydrolase; its protein translation is MTTEPTARDATPTEPPAAPAIRTDSGEFDGIGSGVAWRAWLPEAEARGVIVLVHGVAEHSGRYAHVGQRLVTAGFAVYALDHIGHGKSAGGKANIGSMAGAADNVAAMLAIAGREQPGVPRFLVAHSMGSLITLYLATRASIDVAGIVLSAPPLDIPVGNPVQRMLAPVLSRFTPNLGVLKLDSSQISRDPAVVAAYDNDPLVYRGMLPARTGSEMLNATHTVKARLSKLTVPLLVLHGTADAIAAPSSSDLIERGAGSKDLTVIRYEGLYHEVFNEPEQEKVFDDVVGWLEAHITGQ
- a CDS encoding 6,7-dimethyl-8-ribityllumazine synthase codes for the protein MRTPGSIAFVRASWHSSIVGKAYEGFLAQYTDLGFDPATVDVYEVPGAFEIPLHAKRLAHSGRYAAIVASALVVDGGIYRHDFVASAVIDGLMRVQLDTDVPVFSVVLTPHHFHEHNEHVTYFTEHFATKGAEAARALAGTLSSLRSLPA
- a CDS encoding class I SAM-dependent methyltransferase yields the protein MTTPHDFEFDAVYRGTGGPFGPGVKPPWSIGEPQPELAALIEQGKFHGDVLDVGCGEAAISLYLAERGYTTVGLDLSPTAVDLARAEATRRGLANASFEVADIASFTGYDGRFGTIVDSTLFHSIPVESREGYQQSIVRAAAPGAAYFVLVFDRAALPEVPQPGPSPVTADELRDVVSKYWVIDEIRPARIHGDLPAELPAVPGFRFEGMRDEPSGRKSVPAWLLSAHRG